The Aminivibrio sp. sequence TTTCGAGAGCATCCTTCATCGCCACGAAGCCGAGCCCCCAGAAGAGGGCGACCAGCATCAGGGAAATATCCGCGAGAAACGTTTTCAAACCTGCAGAAAGAGCCATGTTTTTCACTCCCATAGGAAATAACTCGGGAGAGTATACCACTTCCCAGCCTGGGTGTAAGGAAGTTTCGCAATTCGTTTGCGTTTTAGATTAACCTAAACCCGCAGTTTTTCCAGGCGGAGAAAGTGGCGCCGGGCATAAGGTGAATTCGCCCTCCCCGGGGGCGAGAAACCGGCATGGATGTCGATTTCGCAGGCAGACAACCGGCGAACGCAGAGAGCCGCGGGACTCGCCCGGGCAGTTGTCACGAACGACAATCAGCACCCCCCCGCCCAAGCGTTCCCCGGTGACGCTCCCCGCTGAGGTGCGGATTTAGGGATATTAACTTTCATTTACAATGAATCGAACCGTAGTATAATGTATCCGATGTTTTTTTCGCTCTCCGGGTCTCCGGAAATTTATCATAGTTCATTATCTTAAGACTGGAGGTGGAGCATGTGTTCATTTTCATTGCCTCGTTTCTGATGTATCTTCTCCTCGTGTGGTCCGGAGGGGGCATTCCGCTGGTTGAAGTGCTCATCGGGCTTCTCGTGGCGGGAGTTGTCACCTATGCCTACACCACATGGCATCCGGGGAGGAAACTCAGCAGACGGGGACTCGAGCCCAAACGCTGGCTCGACTTTGTGACCTATCTTTTCGGGCCCTTTGCCCTCGGCATGGCGAAGGCGAACATCGATGTAGCGATACGGGTCATCACCGGAAACATTCGGCCCGGCATCGTCAGGGTGAACCCCGGATTGAACAGCGATGTCGCCAAGACGGTGCTGGCGAATTCCATCACGCTTACGCCGGGGACGCTCACCGTGGATGTGGACGATGCGGGGGAATTTTACATCCACTGGATCTACGTGGAGGACGAAAATCCTTCGGAGGAGCAGTTGTACGGAAAATTCGCCCTCTGGGCAAGGAGGTTGGCTGAATGACGGTCCATATCGTATTGTTTACTGCGGCGGTCATTGGTATCCTTGCCTTCGGCGTTTTCGGACGTCTCATCGCCGGACCGACGGTCCCCGACAGGGTGGTTGCCCTGGACACTCTGAACACCCTTGTGGTGGGGCTCATGATGCTTCTTGCCGTGGTCTTCGACTCGGTGGTCATGGTGGATGTGGCCATAGTCTATGCGGGACTTTCCTTCGTGGGAACCATGTTTATCGCTCGGTACATCGAAGGGGAGGTGTAGGCTCAGTGTTTTATATTTTCTTTTTACCGTTGATTTTTCTTTCTCTGCTGGTAAGCCTGACTTTCAACTCTCTAGGAACCTTCTCCCTCTACCGTTTCCCTGATGTGTACACCAGACTCCACGGTGCGACGAAGTGCACCACCTTTGGTACTATCTTCATTGCTGTGGCGGTAGTGCTGTATTCCCTCGGCAGACTGCTCCAGACAGGAGAGGCCCGTTTTGTAGTGCTGGCAATCCACACCATCGTGGCGATGTTTGTCCTTCTCGTGACAAACGCCACTGGAGCCCACGCCATCGCCAGGGCGGCTCACCGCAGCGGCGTTTTGCCTGCGAAGGCCGTGGTGGACAGACTTGAAGAGAGTCGCGAAGGAGGGGAATCCCGGTAATGAATACGGTGCTGCACCTTGCCATTCTGACTGTCTTGGCTCTGGCGGCTTTTTTTGCCCTGTGGTTCAAGGATCTTATTT is a genomic window containing:
- a CDS encoding Na+/H+ antiporter subunit E, translated to MFIFIASFLMYLLLVWSGGGIPLVEVLIGLLVAGVVTYAYTTWHPGRKLSRRGLEPKRWLDFVTYLFGPFALGMAKANIDVAIRVITGNIRPGIVRVNPGLNSDVAKTVLANSITLTPGTLTVDVDDAGEFYIHWIYVEDENPSEEQLYGKFALWARRLAE
- a CDS encoding monovalent cation/H+ antiporter complex subunit F, which codes for MTVHIVLFTAAVIGILAFGVFGRLIAGPTVPDRVVALDTLNTLVVGLMMLLAVVFDSVVMVDVAIVYAGLSFVGTMFIARYIEGEV
- the mnhG gene encoding monovalent cation/H(+) antiporter subunit G gives rise to the protein MFYIFFLPLIFLSLLVSLTFNSLGTFSLYRFPDVYTRLHGATKCTTFGTIFIAVAVVLYSLGRLLQTGEARFVVLAIHTIVAMFVLLVTNATGAHAIARAAHRSGVLPAKAVVDRLEESREGGESR